In one window of Rathayibacter caricis DSM 15933 DNA:
- a CDS encoding cell wall-binding repeat-containing protein, with protein MRAAVALAGVAAVAASTLAAAGPAAAINRTVPVSPSPYVWSDTYKYSTAQVEAVSGDATTLDIVLPSTAKPAAFTEWSHPAYETIGWEIQDGDGILLSGDSTLNATTNSITLTLEQPLGSFGLPGAKISLFDAVGPAADAVAPQGAATNTGFILDIDTFVSVAAPGAGADNVIDLSTSTAAAKVNGGIFWAGGGRLSPVASGDALVLESGVPGFFDLQGAGAKVGIGANPDITAPFTVDSDASAISVTPPQSFFDRYAGQVGTTPDAGPSVVITGVSKGDEQPAGSVVRVKAPLTVDGTPVTPPPAGGPTVTRLAGTDRQGTAVEVSKSVFRTPGVPVVYIATGSNFPDALSAGPAAAKQGGPLLLVDTDSVSKVVTDELTRLAPKNIVVVGSALSVSDRLLGQLSAYAPAGKTVRIGGVDRYDTSRQLISRVFSGGSSDAWLATGEKFPDALSASAAAGSSDAPVVLVNGGLPSADVTTQRIVSGLRVTDLTIAGSALSVSTGIENSLTVAKKTRIGGTDRYDTSEQLNRAAFGKARTAFFATGEKFPDALAGAAAAGYANAPLFAVRPDCVPQAVLNDLKNAGTTRVVLLGGEGTLSDAVAKLTPCA; from the coding sequence GTGCGAGCGGCAGTAGCGCTCGCCGGAGTCGCGGCAGTGGCGGCGAGCACGCTCGCCGCAGCAGGACCGGCGGCCGCGATCAACCGGACGGTGCCGGTCTCGCCGTCGCCGTACGTGTGGTCGGACACGTACAAGTACTCGACCGCGCAGGTGGAGGCCGTGTCAGGGGACGCGACGACGCTCGACATCGTCCTGCCGTCGACCGCGAAGCCTGCGGCGTTCACCGAGTGGTCGCACCCCGCCTACGAGACCATCGGATGGGAGATCCAGGACGGCGACGGCATCCTCCTCTCGGGCGACTCCACGCTGAACGCGACGACGAACTCGATCACTCTGACCCTGGAGCAGCCGCTCGGCTCCTTCGGCCTGCCCGGGGCCAAGATCTCCCTCTTCGACGCGGTCGGCCCCGCCGCGGACGCCGTCGCTCCGCAGGGAGCCGCCACGAACACCGGTTTCATCCTCGACATCGACACCTTCGTGAGCGTCGCGGCACCTGGCGCGGGAGCCGACAACGTCATCGACCTGTCGACCTCCACCGCCGCCGCGAAGGTCAACGGCGGCATCTTCTGGGCCGGCGGAGGACGACTGTCGCCCGTCGCCTCGGGTGACGCACTCGTGCTCGAATCCGGAGTCCCCGGGTTCTTCGACCTCCAGGGTGCCGGTGCGAAGGTGGGCATCGGAGCGAACCCCGACATCACCGCGCCGTTCACGGTGGACAGCGACGCATCGGCGATCTCGGTCACGCCCCCGCAGTCCTTCTTCGACCGCTACGCAGGCCAGGTCGGCACCACGCCCGACGCCGGCCCCTCCGTCGTGATCACGGGTGTGAGCAAGGGCGACGAGCAGCCGGCCGGCTCCGTCGTGCGCGTGAAGGCCCCCCTCACCGTCGACGGCACGCCGGTCACCCCGCCGCCCGCCGGCGGCCCGACCGTCACCCGCCTCGCCGGCACCGACCGCCAGGGAACGGCCGTCGAGGTCTCCAAGTCGGTCTTCCGGACCCCCGGCGTCCCGGTCGTCTACATCGCCACCGGCTCGAACTTCCCCGACGCCCTCAGCGCCGGCCCGGCGGCGGCGAAGCAGGGCGGACCGCTCCTGCTCGTCGACACCGACTCGGTGAGCAAGGTCGTCACGGATGAGCTGACGCGCCTCGCGCCGAAGAACATCGTCGTGGTCGGCTCCGCGCTCAGCGTCAGCGACCGCCTCCTCGGCCAGCTCTCCGCCTACGCGCCGGCCGGCAAGACCGTGCGCATCGGCGGAGTGGACCGCTACGACACGTCCCGTCAGCTCATCTCGCGGGTCTTCTCGGGCGGTTCGTCCGACGCATGGCTCGCCACGGGTGAGAAGTTCCCCGACGCCCTGAGCGCCAGCGCGGCGGCCGGCTCGTCCGACGCCCCGGTGGTCCTCGTCAACGGCGGACTGCCGTCGGCCGACGTGACGACGCAGCGGATCGTCTCGGGCCTGCGCGTGACCGATCTGACCATCGCGGGCAGCGCGCTGTCGGTCAGCACCGGCATCGAGAACTCGCTCACCGTGGCGAAGAAGACCCGCATCGGCGGAACGGACCGCTACGACACGTCGGAGCAGCTCAACCGAGCGGCCTTCGGCAAGGCCAGGACGGCCTTCTTCGCGACCGGTGAGAAGTTCCCCGACGCCCTCGCGGGAGCGGCTGCGGCGGGCTACGCGAACGCGCCCCTGTTCGCCGTCCGGCCGGACTGCGTCCCGCAGGCCGTCCTGAACGACCTGAAGAACGCGGGAACGACGCGGGTCGTCCTGCTCGGCGGTGAGGGCACCCTGTCCGACGCCGTCGCGAAGCTCACGCCCTGCGCCTGA
- a CDS encoding DUF1990 family protein: protein MSVRRSSFEGQPQVTYAAVGGTLAPDLLEYPPDGFTAERFEARLGSGDERFAITTASLMTWGVQRGSGIRVEDITSGSGVQYTGVNFDSAGTPIDLTSRPTEERFGPDGTPYITAGVTAVLKIDLLGRTFDAPVRVVYVVDEPDQVGFAYGTLEGHPESGEESFVVEKRADDSVWLVIRVFSRPSTRLYRLGTPVLRAVQKRQVKKYLRALLPARVS, encoded by the coding sequence GTGAGCGTCCGGCGCTCGAGCTTCGAGGGGCAGCCGCAGGTCACCTACGCGGCCGTCGGCGGCACTCTCGCCCCCGACCTCCTCGAGTACCCGCCGGACGGCTTCACCGCCGAGCGGTTCGAGGCGCGCCTGGGCTCGGGCGACGAGCGCTTCGCCATCACGACCGCCTCGCTGATGACGTGGGGCGTGCAGCGCGGCAGCGGCATCCGCGTCGAGGACATCACCAGCGGCAGCGGCGTGCAGTACACCGGGGTCAACTTCGACTCGGCCGGCACCCCCATCGACCTCACGAGCCGCCCCACTGAGGAGCGGTTCGGCCCGGACGGCACCCCCTACATCACCGCCGGCGTCACCGCCGTGCTCAAGATCGACCTCCTCGGCCGGACCTTCGACGCCCCCGTGCGCGTCGTCTACGTCGTCGACGAGCCCGATCAGGTCGGCTTCGCCTACGGCACGCTCGAGGGGCACCCCGAGAGCGGCGAGGAGTCCTTCGTGGTCGAGAAGCGGGCCGACGACTCCGTCTGGCTCGTCATCCGCGTCTTCTCGCGTCCCTCCACCCGCCTCTACCGACTCGGCACGCCCGTGCTGCGCGCGGTGCAGAAGAGGCAGGTCAAGAAGTACCTGCGCGCCCTGCTCCCGGCGCGCGTCAGCTGA
- the hemW gene encoding radical SAM family heme chaperone HemW, whose product MGSALPLADPAPLDGLLPASVATGAEQRDLGLYVHVPFCRVRCGYCDFNTYTATELRGAKQSDYAEQAVAEMTLGAEVLRRAGLPERPAATVFFGGGTPTLLPAEDLVRMLDGLRIRFGIAEGAEITTEANPDSVDAAYLRTLADAGFTRVSFGMQSAVPHVLATLERTHDPERVPLVVEWAREAGLQVSLDLIYGTPGESLADWERSLDSALANRPDHLSAYALIVEDGTKLARQIRRGEVATPDDDLTADMYELADARLASAGYSWYEVSNWAIDDAHRSRHNLSYWLGHDWWGVGPGAHSHVGGVRWWNVKHPAAYADRLRVGSSPAAGRETLDGATRGVEDVLLRSRLSDGLPIDSIDPERRREVAGLIADGLIEGRAALQGRVVLTLRGRLLADAVVRRLTDG is encoded by the coding sequence GTGGGCAGCGCCCTCCCTCTCGCCGATCCCGCTCCGCTTGACGGGCTCCTGCCCGCCTCCGTCGCCACGGGCGCGGAGCAGCGCGACCTCGGCCTGTACGTCCACGTCCCGTTCTGCCGGGTGCGCTGCGGCTACTGCGACTTCAACACCTACACCGCGACCGAGCTGCGCGGAGCGAAGCAGTCCGACTACGCCGAGCAGGCCGTCGCCGAGATGACGCTCGGCGCCGAGGTGCTCCGGCGGGCCGGGCTCCCCGAGCGGCCGGCCGCCACGGTCTTCTTCGGCGGAGGGACGCCCACGCTCCTCCCGGCCGAGGACCTCGTCCGCATGCTCGACGGGTTGCGCATCCGCTTCGGCATCGCCGAGGGCGCCGAGATCACGACCGAGGCGAACCCCGACTCCGTCGACGCCGCCTACCTGCGCACGCTCGCCGACGCGGGATTCACGCGGGTCAGCTTCGGGATGCAGTCGGCCGTGCCGCACGTGCTCGCGACCCTCGAGCGCACGCACGACCCCGAGCGCGTCCCGCTGGTGGTCGAGTGGGCGCGCGAGGCGGGCCTGCAGGTGAGCCTCGACCTCATCTACGGCACGCCGGGGGAGTCGCTCGCCGACTGGGAGCGCTCGCTCGACTCCGCCCTCGCGAACCGCCCCGACCACCTCTCGGCGTACGCGCTGATCGTCGAGGACGGCACCAAGCTCGCGCGCCAGATCCGCCGGGGCGAGGTGGCGACCCCCGACGACGACCTGACGGCGGACATGTACGAGCTGGCGGATGCCCGACTCGCGAGTGCGGGCTACTCCTGGTACGAGGTGAGCAACTGGGCGATCGACGACGCGCACCGGTCGCGGCACAACCTGTCGTACTGGCTCGGGCACGACTGGTGGGGCGTCGGACCGGGCGCGCACAGCCACGTGGGCGGTGTCCGCTGGTGGAACGTGAAGCACCCGGCGGCCTACGCCGACCGCCTGCGCGTGGGATCCTCCCCGGCGGCCGGCCGGGAGACGCTCGACGGGGCGACGCGCGGAGTCGAGGACGTGCTGCTGCGCTCGCGCCTGTCGGACGGGCTGCCGATCGACTCCATCGATCCGGAGCGCCGCCGCGAGGTCGCGGGCCTCATCGCCGACGGGCTGATCGAGGGTCGCGCGGCGCTGCAGGGCCGCGTGGTGCTGACGCTGCGCGGCCGTCTGCTGGCCGACGCGGTCGTGCGGCGCCTGACCGACGGCTGA
- a CDS encoding DUF4870 domain-containing protein — MSTTPPPPPPPAYSTPAPPLNPADEKTWAIVTHVLGIFFSFIPSLIVYLVFKGRGPFLEAHAKTALNFHLTTLIAYVAGTILSFVLVGFIVFLVVPILVIVFAIIASVRASAGEYYTYPLSIPFFK; from the coding sequence ATGTCGACCACGCCGCCCCCTCCCCCGCCCCCCGCGTACAGCACTCCCGCGCCGCCGCTGAATCCGGCCGACGAGAAGACCTGGGCGATCGTCACCCACGTCCTCGGCATCTTCTTCAGCTTCATCCCGTCGCTGATCGTGTACCTGGTCTTCAAGGGCCGCGGGCCGTTCCTGGAGGCCCACGCGAAGACCGCGCTGAACTTCCACCTCACGACGCTGATCGCCTACGTGGCGGGCACGATCCTGTCGTTCGTGCTGGTCGGCTTCATCGTGTTCCTCGTGGTGCCGATCCTCGTGATCGTCTTCGCGATCATCGCCTCGGTGCGCGCGAGCGCCGGCGAGTACTACACGTACCCGCTGAGCATCCCGTTCTTCAAGTAG
- the hrcA gene encoding heat-inducible transcriptional repressor HrcA, whose amino-acid sequence MVTERGLQVLRVIVQDYVAHREPVGSKSIVERHAFGVSAATIRNEMAQLEEEELIAAPHTSSGRVPTDKGYRLFVDRLTDLRPLTAAQRQAIETFLGQSPDLDEVLVKTVRLLSQLTNSVALVQYPSFGAARIRHVELVALAPRRLLSVLITDTGRVDQRVLETPADIDDEFLGEIRAKLNTAVLGLGLQAAAETLQSAAERFTPERRDVLAPILQTLLEQVGANRQDRLVMAGAANLVRTEEDFSGSIYPVLEAIEEQVELLRLFAEMVPDPRGISVRIGRENAPFGLQETSVLTSGYNTAGGQVSRLGVLGPIRMDYSGNIAAVRAVARYLSRLLGED is encoded by the coding sequence ATGGTGACGGAGCGCGGTCTCCAGGTCCTGCGCGTGATCGTGCAGGACTACGTGGCCCATCGCGAGCCCGTGGGCTCGAAGTCGATCGTCGAGCGGCACGCCTTCGGCGTCTCGGCGGCGACCATCCGGAACGAGATGGCGCAGCTCGAGGAGGAGGAGCTCATCGCGGCTCCGCACACCTCCTCCGGACGGGTGCCGACCGACAAGGGCTACCGCCTCTTCGTCGATCGGCTCACCGATCTGCGCCCGCTCACCGCGGCGCAGCGGCAGGCCATCGAGACCTTCCTCGGGCAGAGCCCCGATCTCGACGAGGTGCTGGTGAAGACCGTGCGGCTGCTCTCGCAGCTCACGAACAGCGTCGCCCTCGTGCAGTACCCCTCGTTCGGAGCCGCGCGGATCCGCCACGTGGAGCTCGTCGCCCTCGCGCCGCGCCGCCTGCTCTCGGTGCTCATCACCGACACCGGCCGGGTGGATCAGCGCGTCCTCGAGACCCCCGCCGACATCGACGACGAGTTCCTCGGCGAGATCCGCGCCAAGCTGAACACGGCCGTCCTGGGCCTGGGGCTCCAGGCCGCCGCCGAGACGCTGCAGTCGGCCGCCGAGCGCTTCACGCCCGAGCGGCGCGACGTCCTGGCTCCGATCCTGCAGACCCTGCTCGAGCAGGTCGGCGCCAACCGCCAGGACCGCCTGGTGATGGCCGGCGCGGCCAACCTCGTCCGCACCGAGGAGGACTTCTCGGGCAGCATCTACCCGGTGCTCGAGGCGATCGAGGAGCAGGTGGAGCTGCTGCGCCTGTTCGCCGAGATGGTCCCGGATCCGCGCGGCATCTCGGTGCGCATCGGCCGCGAGAACGCGCCCTTCGGTCTCCAGGAGACGTCCGTCCTCACCAGCGGCTACAACACTGCCGGCGGCCAGGTCTCGCGCCTGGGGGTCCTCGGACCGATCAGGATGGACTACTCCGGCAACATCGCCGCGGTGCGCGCCGTCGCCCGCTACCTCTCCCGCCTCCTCGGCGAGGACTAG
- the dnaJ gene encoding molecular chaperone DnaJ → MADHYEVLGVARDASADEIKKAYRRLARELHPDVNPSADASERFKLVTHAYDVLSDAQQRQQYDRGPQEGFPGGAQGFGGFGDIFETFFGQGAQGSSRGPRSRRERGQDALLRVEVSLDEVIFGTHRDLEVDTAVLCETCQGSCCQPGTSPVTCDICHGSGQIQRTVRSLLGNVMTASPCGTCRGYGTVIATPCSTCQGQGRVRARRTIPVDVPAGVDTGLRLQMPGSGEVGPAGGPNGDLYLEIKVKHHDVFSRNGDDLLATLEVQMTDAILGSTTTLAALDGDIEIEIKPGTQSTEIVTIKGRGVTKLRGNGRGDLRVGIQVVTPTKLGHRERELVQEFAKHYKPQKPALTHFQQGLFSKLRDRFLG, encoded by the coding sequence GTGGCCGATCACTACGAAGTGCTGGGCGTCGCCCGCGACGCCTCCGCCGACGAGATCAAGAAGGCGTACCGCCGACTCGCCCGCGAGCTCCACCCCGACGTCAATCCGAGCGCCGACGCCTCCGAGCGCTTCAAGCTCGTCACGCACGCCTACGACGTCCTGAGCGACGCGCAGCAGCGCCAGCAGTACGACCGCGGACCCCAGGAGGGCTTCCCCGGCGGCGCACAGGGCTTCGGCGGATTCGGCGACATCTTCGAGACGTTCTTCGGCCAGGGTGCGCAGGGCTCGTCCCGCGGGCCCCGCTCCCGTCGCGAGCGCGGCCAGGACGCGCTTCTGCGCGTCGAGGTGTCGCTCGACGAGGTCATCTTCGGCACGCACCGCGACCTCGAGGTCGACACGGCGGTGCTCTGCGAGACCTGCCAGGGGTCGTGCTGCCAGCCCGGCACGTCGCCGGTCACCTGCGACATCTGCCACGGCTCCGGCCAGATCCAGCGCACCGTCCGCTCGCTCCTGGGCAACGTGATGACGGCCAGCCCCTGCGGCACGTGCCGCGGCTACGGAACCGTCATCGCCACCCCGTGCTCGACCTGCCAGGGCCAGGGTCGCGTGCGCGCGCGCCGCACGATCCCCGTCGACGTCCCCGCGGGCGTCGACACGGGCCTCCGCCTGCAGATGCCGGGCAGCGGCGAGGTCGGCCCGGCGGGCGGCCCCAACGGCGATCTCTACCTCGAGATCAAGGTCAAGCACCACGATGTTTTCAGCCGCAACGGCGACGACCTGCTCGCCACCCTCGAGGTGCAGATGACCGATGCGATCCTCGGCTCCACGACGACGCTCGCGGCGCTCGACGGCGACATCGAGATCGAGATCAAGCCCGGGACGCAGAGCACCGAGATCGTCACGATCAAGGGGCGCGGAGTGACGAAGCTGCGCGGCAACGGCCGCGGCGACCTGCGCGTGGGCATCCAGGTCGTCACTCCGACCAAGCTCGGGCACCGCGAGCGCGAGCTCGTGCAGGAGTTCGCGAAGCACTACAAGCCGCAGAAGCCCGCGCTGACCCACTTCCAGCAGGGCCTCTTCTCGAAGCTCCGCGACCGCTTCCTCGGCTGA
- a CDS encoding 16S rRNA (uracil(1498)-N(3))-methyltransferase, which translates to MAHHYIDESLDSGDVVVGGRLALTGAEARHAATVSRIRAGETIRVGDGRGRVATAVVESSEPSRVVLVVESVEEAAPPSPRLVLVQALAKGDRDELAVQAATELGVDEVVPWQAARSISRWSGPKEEKGRERWRSIVREASKQSLRARVPEVSPLALTRALADRAATDRVLVLEPSAEVRLSAIEPDGRDLVLVVGPEGGVAPEELRLLAEAGAEAVALGDTVLRTSTAGPAAIAVLSARLGRW; encoded by the coding sequence GTGGCCCACCACTACATCGACGAGTCGCTCGACTCCGGCGACGTCGTCGTCGGCGGTCGACTGGCCCTGACCGGCGCGGAGGCGCGCCACGCCGCGACGGTGAGCCGGATCCGCGCCGGTGAGACGATCCGCGTCGGAGACGGGCGCGGCCGCGTCGCGACGGCCGTCGTCGAGAGCTCGGAGCCGTCGAGGGTGGTGCTCGTCGTCGAGTCCGTGGAGGAGGCGGCCCCGCCATCGCCGAGGCTCGTGCTCGTGCAGGCCCTCGCGAAGGGCGACCGGGACGAGCTCGCCGTGCAGGCCGCGACCGAGCTGGGGGTCGACGAAGTGGTGCCGTGGCAGGCCGCCCGCTCGATCTCGCGCTGGAGCGGCCCCAAGGAGGAGAAGGGCCGCGAGCGCTGGCGCAGCATCGTCCGCGAGGCGAGCAAGCAGTCGCTCCGGGCCCGGGTGCCCGAGGTCTCGCCGCTCGCGTTGACGCGCGCGCTCGCGGACCGCGCGGCGACCGACCGTGTCCTCGTGCTGGAGCCGTCGGCCGAGGTCCGCCTGTCGGCGATCGAGCCCGACGGCCGCGATCTCGTGCTCGTCGTGGGACCCGAGGGCGGCGTCGCTCCGGAGGAGCTGCGGCTGCTCGCGGAGGCGGGCGCCGAGGCCGTCGCGCTCGGCGACACCGTGCTGCGCACCTCCACCGCCGGCCCCGCGGCCATCGCCGTGCTCTCGGCGCGACTGGGCCGCTGGTAG
- a CDS encoding histidine triad nucleotide-binding protein, which produces MSEPTVFTRIVRGEIPADVVFENERVLAITDIAPKAPVHLLIFPKTQEYATVAELGAADPALLAEMVQVAQTLADAHCGGQFRLVFNSGEAAGQTVFHVHAHVLGGHLTEGSLATG; this is translated from the coding sequence ATGAGCGAACCCACCGTCTTCACGCGCATCGTCCGGGGCGAGATCCCCGCCGACGTGGTGTTCGAGAACGAGCGGGTTCTCGCCATCACCGACATCGCGCCGAAAGCGCCGGTCCACCTCCTGATCTTCCCCAAGACCCAGGAGTACGCGACGGTCGCCGAGCTCGGCGCCGCCGACCCGGCCCTCCTCGCTGAGATGGTGCAGGTCGCGCAGACCCTGGCCGACGCCCACTGCGGCGGGCAGTTCCGCCTCGTCTTCAACTCGGGCGAAGCGGCCGGCCAGACCGTGTTCCACGTCCACGCCCACGTCCTGGGCGGACATCTGACGGAAGGCTCCCTTGCCACCGGTTGA
- a CDS encoding PhoH family protein, with protein sequence MVRLLGPQDRLIRAVESRFPDVQVHVRGNEVTLEGERAPVSAATRLVEELVTMTAGGHDLDPEGVRESARILESGGPVSPAEAFGQAILTARGKSIRPKTLGQREYVDAVDQNTIVFGIGPAGTGKTYLAMAKAVQALQRKEVERIILTRPAVEAGERLGYLPGSLTDKIDPYLRPLYDALNEMMDPEIVPKLLAAGTIEVAPLAYMRGRTLNNSFVVLDEAQNTTPEQMKMFLTRLGFGSRMVITGDITQVDLPTGASGLRLVTRVLDGIDDIHFSRLTSEDVVRHSLVGRIVDAYTEYDQQKQAQHYEREQAREFANRAERRAGSARSAGDAQPKRPRG encoded by the coding sequence ATGGTGCGCCTCCTCGGACCTCAGGACCGCCTCATCCGAGCGGTCGAATCGCGATTCCCCGATGTCCAGGTGCACGTGCGCGGCAACGAGGTGACGCTCGAGGGCGAGCGCGCACCCGTCTCCGCGGCGACGCGACTGGTGGAAGAACTGGTGACCATGACCGCAGGCGGCCACGACCTCGACCCCGAGGGAGTCCGCGAGTCCGCTCGCATCCTCGAGAGCGGCGGGCCGGTCAGCCCGGCCGAGGCGTTCGGGCAGGCGATCCTGACCGCGCGCGGCAAGAGCATCCGCCCGAAGACTCTCGGGCAGCGCGAGTACGTCGACGCCGTCGATCAGAACACCATCGTGTTCGGCATCGGCCCCGCCGGAACGGGCAAGACCTACCTCGCGATGGCGAAGGCCGTCCAGGCCCTGCAGCGCAAGGAGGTCGAGCGGATCATCCTGACCCGCCCGGCGGTGGAGGCGGGGGAGCGGCTCGGCTACCTGCCCGGCTCGCTCACCGACAAGATCGACCCGTACCTGCGCCCGCTCTACGACGCCCTCAACGAGATGATGGACCCGGAGATCGTGCCCAAGCTCCTGGCCGCCGGCACGATCGAGGTCGCTCCGCTCGCCTACATGCGCGGGCGCACGCTCAACAACTCGTTCGTCGTGCTCGACGAGGCGCAGAACACCACGCCCGAGCAGATGAAGATGTTCCTCACCCGGCTGGGCTTCGGCTCGCGGATGGTCATCACCGGCGACATCACGCAGGTCGACCTGCCCACCGGCGCCAGCGGTCTGCGGCTCGTCACGCGCGTGCTCGACGGGATCGACGACATCCACTTCTCGAGGCTGACCAGCGAGGACGTGGTGCGCCACAGCCTCGTCGGCCGCATCGTGGACGCGTACACCGAGTACGACCAGCAGAAGCAGGCGCAGCACTACGAGCGCGAGCAGGCGCGCGAGTTCGCCAACCGCGCGGAGCGGCGCGCGGGCTCGGCCCGCTCCGCCGGCGACGCGCAGCCCAAGCGCCCGCGCGGCTGA
- the ybeY gene encoding rRNA maturation RNase YbeY, protein MSIEINNESSVPVDEAALLRLAGYALDSLHVHPDAELAIVLVDEGAMEQLHVQWMDEPGPTDVLSFPMDELRPGTEDEQTPAGLLGDIVLCPQVAQTQAEAAGHSVLDELLLLTAHGLLHLLGFDHAEAEEEREMFGIQRDILVGFHISERRR, encoded by the coding sequence GTGAGCATCGAGATCAACAACGAGTCGAGCGTCCCCGTCGACGAGGCGGCGCTGCTGCGCCTCGCCGGCTACGCGCTCGACTCGCTGCACGTGCACCCCGACGCCGAGCTCGCGATCGTCCTGGTCGACGAGGGCGCGATGGAGCAGCTGCACGTGCAGTGGATGGACGAGCCGGGACCGACCGACGTGCTCAGCTTCCCGATGGACGAGCTGCGTCCCGGCACCGAGGACGAGCAGACCCCGGCGGGCCTGCTCGGCGACATCGTGCTCTGCCCGCAGGTCGCGCAGACCCAGGCCGAGGCCGCGGGCCACTCCGTCCTCGACGAGCTGCTGCTGCTGACCGCGCACGGGCTCCTGCACCTGCTCGGCTTCGACCACGCGGAGGCGGAGGAGGAGCGCGAGATGTTCGGCATCCAGCGCGACATCCTCGTGGGCTTCCACATCAGCGAGCGACGCCGCTAG
- a CDS encoding hemolysin family protein produces the protein MLTLQLLIAALALVAVGGWFAATDAALGVLSRSDVLEMANHSRSARALRAIAGDMSAHVNVVNFSRIAAETTAAVFVTTVLVVVVDQLWLALLLAILIMAAVSFVLVGSSPRSVGRAHARAVLATSASLVHVLRVALGPVAHGLVALGNRVTPGTGRSAGFSSEEQLLSMVDEATEQSVLEQDDRELIHSIFEFNDTLVREVMVPRTDMVTIEATASIGAGMGLLLSRGISRLPVIGEGVDDVLGVLYLRDVARHTYERPDDDDVVADLARPALFVPESKKADELLRQMQLESNHLAMVVDEYGGIAGLVTLEDLIEELVGDISDEYDREVDLFEEIEPGVYRVSARLPVDELGELFEIDLEDDDVDSVGGLLTKAYGRLPDRGASARIGGVILEAEQADARRGTISTVLVRRDPDHDPANESGTGPVPIVVDGGEDAAEGARTGDTRSRDPHSRDTRARDGRAAQARAERARAAGTPAEDRQNEDAR, from the coding sequence GTGCTGACCCTCCAGCTCCTCATCGCCGCTCTGGCGCTCGTCGCCGTCGGCGGCTGGTTCGCCGCCACCGACGCCGCTCTGGGCGTCCTCTCGCGCAGCGACGTGCTCGAGATGGCGAACCACTCCCGCAGCGCCCGCGCCCTGCGCGCGATCGCGGGCGACATGAGCGCGCACGTCAACGTGGTCAACTTCTCGCGGATCGCCGCCGAGACGACCGCCGCCGTGTTCGTCACGACGGTGCTCGTCGTGGTCGTCGACCAGCTCTGGCTCGCTCTGCTGCTGGCGATCCTGATCATGGCGGCCGTCTCGTTCGTCCTGGTGGGCTCGAGCCCGCGCAGCGTCGGTCGTGCGCACGCCCGGGCGGTCCTGGCCACGAGCGCGTCCCTGGTGCACGTCCTGCGGGTCGCGCTGGGCCCCGTGGCCCACGGACTGGTGGCCCTCGGCAACCGCGTCACTCCGGGAACGGGTCGCTCGGCGGGCTTCTCCTCCGAGGAGCAGCTGCTCAGCATGGTCGACGAGGCCACCGAGCAGTCCGTCCTCGAGCAGGACGACCGCGAGCTCATCCACTCGATCTTCGAGTTCAACGACACCCTCGTCCGCGAGGTGATGGTGCCACGCACCGACATGGTGACGATCGAGGCGACCGCGTCGATCGGAGCCGGCATGGGGCTCCTCCTCAGCCGCGGCATCTCGCGGCTCCCCGTCATCGGCGAGGGCGTCGACGACGTGCTGGGCGTGCTCTACCTCCGCGACGTCGCCCGCCACACCTACGAGCGCCCGGACGACGACGACGTCGTCGCCGACCTCGCCCGGCCCGCGCTCTTCGTACCGGAGTCGAAGAAGGCGGACGAGCTGCTGCGCCAGATGCAGCTGGAGTCGAACCACCTCGCGATGGTCGTCGACGAGTACGGCGGCATCGCGGGCCTCGTCACGCTCGAGGACCTCATCGAGGAGTTGGTCGGCGACATCTCGGACGAGTACGACCGCGAGGTCGACCTGTTCGAGGAGATCGAGCCGGGCGTGTACCGCGTCTCGGCGCGCCTCCCGGTCGACGAGCTCGGCGAGCTCTTCGAGATCGACCTCGAGGACGACGACGTCGACTCCGTCGGCGGACTTCTCACCAAGGCCTACGGACGACTGCCGGATCGCGGAGCCAGCGCCCGGATCGGCGGTGTGATCCTCGAGGCGGAGCAGGCCGACGCCCGCCGGGGCACGATCTCGACGGTCCTGGTGCGGCGCGATCCCGACCACGATCCCGCGAACGAGTCAGGCACGGGCCCGGTGCCGATCGTGGTCGACGGCGGCGAGGACGCCGCCGAGGGCGCGCGGACCGGGGATACTCGGAGCCGGGACCCCCACTCGCGCGACACGCGTGCGCGGGACGGACGGGCCGCCCAGGCCCGCGCCGAGCGGGCCCGGGCAGCGGGCACCCCCGCCGAGGACAGACAGAACGAGGACGCACGATGA